GGGTCCGCGGAGGAGAAGACCAGCGGCCGGTAGAGCGCGATCAGCGTGACGCAGATGATCGCCGCGACCACCGCCATCTGGATCATGCCGTTCTCGGACACACCCACGATCTGCCCGGTGAGCAGCGAGAAGCTGGTTCCCGACCGGCCCGGGTAGAGGTGGATGAACAGCACGGCCATGCCCAGGCCGAACGCCATGACCACGCCTATAGAGCTGTCGCGTTGGGAGGCGCGGGAGCCCATGAGCCCGAAGATCAGCGCGGCCACCACGGAACCGAGGATCGCACCCAGGCCCAGGTTCAGACCGAAAAGCAGGGCGGCGGCGGCTCCGGTCAGGGCGAGTTCGCTGGCCCCGTGGACGGAGAACGACATCTGTCTCATCACGATGAACGGACCGATCGCACCCGCCAACAGACCGAGCAGCGCGATCGCGACCAGACCGTAGAGCACGAAGTCCTGCCTGAGCAGGTGCGCGGTGACCTCGGTGTCGGCGATAGATCCGGCGATCTCGAGCAGGCGGTCCATCGTTAGGCTCCGTGTCCGGGGTGGGTGTCATCGTGATGGTGGTGGCCGGTCGACCAGGGTTCGGCGCACAGGTGTTGGGTGTCGCCCACCACGATGATCTGGCCGCGCACCCGCAGTACCTCGACGGGGGAGGAATAGAGGTCGGACATGACCTCGGTGGTGAACACCTCCTCCGGGGTGCCGATGCGGTGGCGCCCGTCCACCAGGTAGACGATCCGGTCGACCATCGGCAGGACCGGGTTGATCTCGTGGGTGACGAAGAGGACGGCGGTCCCGTGTTGCCGGCGACGGTGGTCGAGCACGGCGGCGACGGTGCGCTGGCCGGTGAGATCCAGGCTGAGCAGTGGCTCGTCGCAGAGCATGACGCACGGGTCGCAGGCGATGGACTGGGCCACTCTGACGCGTTGCTGCTCGCCTCCGGACATTCGCCCGAGCGGCTTGTCCGCCAGCGCACCGGCCCCGAGGCGGTCCAGCGCGTCCTCGACCACCCGACGCTTCTCGCCACGTCCGGACGGCCATCCCGGGCCCCAGCGGGTGCCGTCGATCCCGAGCCCCACCAGGTCGCGCCCACGCAGGGTGATGCCGGGATCGAACGCCCGCTGCTGCGGGACGTATCCCAGGTGGGTTCCCCGGTCGCCCGGGGCGCGGCCGTCGACGAGGACGGTCCCGGAATCGGGCGACAGTTCACCGAGCAGCACCTTGAGCAGGGTGGTCTTG
This Dietzia psychralcaliphila DNA region includes the following protein-coding sequences:
- a CDS encoding metal ABC transporter permease, with product MDRLLEIAGSIADTEVTAHLLRQDFVLYGLVAIALLGLLAGAIGPFIVMRQMSFSVHGASELALTGAAAALLFGLNLGLGAILGSVVAALIFGLMGSRASQRDSSIGVVMAFGLGMAVLFIHLYPGRSGTSFSLLTGQIVGVSENGMIQMAVVAAIICVTLIALYRPLVFSSADPEVAEARGVPVRAINLIFAVLVGLAAAQAVQVVGALLVLSLLITPAAAAAAVTSSPGRAIALTILFAQIAAVGGMLLSLAPGVPVSVFVTTISFVIYLACRAVAAVRR
- a CDS encoding metal ABC transporter ATP-binding protein, encoding MSPHFRGTPGPGPVVSLESVTVSRGGRTLIRDLDLEVAAGEFVAVLGPNGAGKTTLLKVLLGELSPDSGTVLVDGRAPGDRGTHLGYVPQQRAFDPGITLRGRDLVGLGIDGTRWGPGWPSGRGEKRRVVEDALDRLGAGALADKPLGRMSGGEQQRVRVAQSIACDPCVMLCDEPLLSLDLTGQRTVAAVLDHRRRQHGTAVLFVTHEINPVLPMVDRIVYLVDGRHRIGTPEEVFTTEVMSDLYSSPVEVLRVRGQIIVVGDTQHLCAEPWSTGHHHHDDTHPGHGA